The following are encoded in a window of Jeotgalibacillus aurantiacus genomic DNA:
- a CDS encoding 3-hydroxybutyryl-CoA dehydrogenase gives MEIKKVMVIGAGQMGGGIAQVCAQAGYEVTLNDLKDEFLTRGLGVIEKNLSRSVEKGRMTEEDKTATMNRITRSTDLNDAKNVDIVIEAAVENMEIKTKIFKTLDEVAPEHAILASNTSSLPITEIAAATNRPEKVIGMHFMNPVPVMKLVEIIRGLATTDEVYQAVEDMTKSLNKAPVEVEDFPGFVSNRILMPMINEAIYTLYEGVASKEAIDDVMKMGMNHPMGPLQLADFIGLDTCLYIMEILHDGFGDSKYRPCPLLRKYVKAGWLGKKTGRGFYSYE, from the coding sequence ATGGAGATCAAAAAGGTAATGGTCATTGGAGCAGGGCAGATGGGTGGAGGCATTGCGCAGGTATGTGCACAGGCCGGCTACGAGGTCACGCTGAATGATTTAAAAGATGAATTTCTGACAAGAGGTCTTGGGGTCATTGAAAAAAATCTGTCACGCTCGGTGGAAAAAGGACGCATGACAGAAGAGGATAAAACGGCCACAATGAACCGCATTACGCGTTCAACGGATCTGAATGATGCGAAAAACGTCGACATCGTCATTGAAGCAGCAGTTGAAAATATGGAGATCAAAACGAAAATCTTCAAAACGCTCGATGAGGTCGCACCGGAACACGCAATTTTAGCGTCAAACACCTCATCACTTCCAATTACGGAGATTGCAGCAGCCACAAACCGTCCGGAAAAAGTGATCGGGATGCACTTTATGAACCCGGTTCCGGTTATGAAGCTCGTTGAAATTATCCGCGGACTCGCCACCACAGACGAGGTATATCAGGCAGTCGAAGACATGACAAAATCACTGAACAAAGCGCCAGTTGAGGTGGAGGACTTCCCTGGATTTGTGTCAAACCGCATTTTGATGCCGATGATCAATGAAGCGATTTACACGCTTTATGAGGGGGTTGCGTCGAAGGAAGCGATTGATGATGTCATGAAAATGGGCATGAATCATCCGATGGGACCGCTTCAGCTTGCGGACTTTATCGGTCTTGATACGTGTCTGTACATTATGGAAATTCTGCATGACGGATTTGGCGACAGCAAATACCGCCCGTGTCCGCTTCTGCGGAAATATGTAAAAGCCGGCTGGCTCGGTAAGAAAACAGGCCGCGGATTCTACAGCTACGAATAA
- a CDS encoding acetyl-CoA C-acetyltransferase, with translation MPKTVIIDGARTPFGKLGGALASFSASDLGAFAIKEALKRSDVAPESIDEVILGTVLQGGQGQIPSRQAAQKAGIPWEVKTETINKVCASGMRSVTLADQLIRLGDESLIVAGGMESMTNAPYFMDKARSGFRMGDTTVKDMMVHDGLTCTFNHVHMGTYGNSTAEEFNLSREEQDHWAFRSHQRAGEAIENGIFAEEIVPVEVPQRKKDPITVSHDESVRKDTSVEKLATLRPAFDKDGTITAGNAPGINDGACAMVLMSDERAEKEGKKPLATILGHAEVAVEAKDFPQTPGLVINKLLEKTGYKLEDIDLFEINEAFSAVALASSKIANLDPEKVNVNGGAVALGHPIGASGARIILTLAYELKRRGGGLGIASICSGGGQGDAVLIQV, from the coding sequence ATGCCAAAAACAGTCATTATCGACGGCGCAAGAACACCATTTGGGAAGCTCGGAGGCGCACTCGCTTCCTTTTCTGCATCAGACCTTGGTGCATTTGCGATCAAAGAAGCACTGAAAAGATCCGATGTCGCACCGGAATCCATTGACGAAGTCATTTTAGGAACTGTGCTTCAGGGTGGACAGGGGCAGATCCCGTCACGTCAGGCAGCGCAAAAAGCCGGCATTCCATGGGAAGTGAAAACAGAAACGATCAATAAAGTATGTGCATCAGGTATGCGAAGTGTCACGCTTGCTGACCAGCTGATCCGACTTGGGGATGAGTCGCTGATTGTTGCGGGCGGTATGGAGTCGATGACGAATGCACCTTATTTTATGGATAAGGCCAGATCCGGTTTCCGTATGGGTGATACGACAGTCAAGGATATGATGGTTCATGACGGGCTGACTTGTACGTTTAACCATGTACATATGGGCACGTACGGCAATTCAACGGCTGAAGAGTTTAACCTGTCGCGCGAGGAGCAGGATCATTGGGCATTCAGAAGCCATCAGCGCGCAGGGGAAGCGATTGAAAACGGGATTTTTGCTGAAGAGATTGTGCCTGTAGAAGTTCCCCAGCGCAAAAAAGATCCAATTACTGTGTCGCATGATGAATCGGTTCGAAAAGATACATCTGTTGAAAAGCTTGCCACCCTTCGTCCTGCATTTGACAAAGACGGCACGATCACAGCCGGTAACGCACCAGGTATTAACGATGGGGCGTGTGCGATGGTGCTGATGAGTGACGAGCGAGCTGAAAAAGAAGGTAAAAAGCCGCTTGCAACGATTCTTGGCCATGCAGAAGTGGCAGTGGAAGCGAAGGATTTCCCGCAGACGCCTGGTCTTGTGATCAACAAGCTGCTCGAGAAAACAGGCTATAAGCTTGAGGATATTGATCTTTTTGAAATCAACGAAGCATTTTCTGCAGTGGCACTGGCAAGCTCAAAAATTGCGAATCTTGATCCTGAAAAAGTGAATGTAAACGGCGGTGCAGTCGCGCTTGGTCATCCGATTGGCGCGAGCGGAGCGCGGATTATTTTAACGCTTGCTTACGAGCTGAAGCGTCGCGGCGGCGGACTCGGTATTGCATCGATCTGTTCCGGCGGCGGTCAGGGAGATGCTGTATTAATTCAGGTTTAA
- a CDS encoding carbonic anhydrase yields MNTDKKVLILTDIQEGIESIMKEITDVDSENMMIIQSYDTTIVHPYDEIMRSIIHCVYNENIETIYVVGSSDKTATDTKKKIQSESIPALNYLFKHHMPELQADTVEEWLKTESSHESVKKTVSLISRHPLIPSHVKVQGILADDHALISVSA; encoded by the coding sequence ATGAACACGGATAAAAAAGTATTAATCCTGACTGATATACAAGAAGGCATCGAATCAATCATGAAGGAAATAACAGACGTGGATTCAGAAAATATGATGATAATTCAATCCTACGATACAACAATCGTGCACCCTTACGATGAAATCATGAGATCGATCATCCATTGTGTCTATAACGAAAACATCGAAACCATCTATGTCGTCGGTTCATCAGACAAAACGGCCACTGACACGAAGAAAAAAATTCAATCAGAATCCATCCCGGCACTCAATTATCTCTTCAAGCACCATATGCCGGAACTACAGGCTGATACAGTTGAAGAGTGGCTCAAAACAGAGAGCAGCCATGAAAGCGTGAAAAAAACCGTCAGCCTCATCAGCCGCCACCCGCTCATCCCATCACACGTCAAAGTCCAAGGGATCCTTGCAGATGATCACGCATTGATCTCAGTCAGTGCCTGA
- a CDS encoding DUF2309 domain-containing protein yields MVTSSVVKKDQAITAPRKRSVEEIIQSSTRVIAPLWPIATFAARNPWMGLEKQSFDQVAQWLKHTRDVDMYPGASMILSAKEQGDIDERFVTSRLKHWLRQSKYQIPKETAERFCQAALTFEPLPKEIEDSPELEKAAAPFAGMNEEDDSPEYGQPLSAHIENDSGERLIQTLDQHVIKWSKLYLDDSQAAWEMPNRDKGLYKAWLHLAKFDPGFSKKQRKSLSGWPEEADAALKEALTGLNIPESDWQDYVEGHLLSLPGWAGMMLWRSGQSAQEKTLLKEYVAVRLSIEWLLLKPFLPLESVQTYKEVPVKKLIASWMHWGELTLEQWSSLSFSEQNDYIRFASQFNDQVRRKLWLEAWELTHEDRLRQKVSAERAEAVDEKTALAQLAFCIDVRSEPFRRQLEQAGPFETIGIAGFFGLPIATSELGSRHSHASLPVILNPQHHIKEQADKQELTMYQDRKQTVESLGSTFKTMKQSVVSSLLLPELSGPWLSLQMAARSFIPTRADRFIRNLHQSWLRKPETSLSLEQNQQKHSPVDIGFSDEEKVTYAEQALRMMGLTKDFAPLVVICGHGSHSTNNPYASSLDCGACGGAAGGFNARVLATLCNLPEVREKLSMSGIHIPEETVFVAAEHKTTVDELHWIYVPALSKEAKQAFDRIEEAMPNVSQKANSERLVQLPNIDSKSKHPVEEAHRFADDWSEIRPEWGLARNAAFIIGQRELTQESDLEGRAFLHNYDWTQDQEGSLLANIIAGPGTVTQWINLQYYASTVAPHFYGSGNKTTQTVTSGIGVMQGNASDLLAGLPWQSVMKSDDEAYHSPLRLLIVIQSPDDYIERLLNADKSFSEKVKNGWIRLASVNPQGGWRSWS; encoded by the coding sequence ATGGTCACTTCATCAGTTGTGAAAAAAGATCAAGCGATCACTGCGCCTCGTAAACGCAGTGTAGAGGAAATCATCCAGTCATCAACCCGCGTCATTGCACCGCTTTGGCCAATTGCCACGTTTGCTGCACGTAATCCGTGGATGGGGCTTGAAAAGCAATCTTTTGATCAGGTGGCACAGTGGTTGAAACATACGAGAGATGTTGATATGTATCCAGGCGCGTCCATGATCCTTTCTGCTAAAGAGCAGGGTGACATTGATGAGCGTTTTGTGACCAGCCGTCTTAAGCACTGGCTGCGTCAAAGCAAGTATCAGATTCCAAAAGAGACAGCAGAGCGTTTTTGTCAGGCTGCGCTGACATTTGAGCCGCTTCCAAAGGAGATAGAGGATTCGCCTGAACTTGAAAAAGCCGCAGCTCCATTTGCCGGGATGAATGAAGAAGATGACAGTCCGGAATATGGGCAGCCATTAAGTGCGCATATCGAAAATGACAGCGGAGAACGGTTGATTCAAACGCTTGATCAGCATGTAATCAAATGGAGCAAGCTGTATTTGGATGATTCCCAGGCAGCGTGGGAAATGCCAAATCGAGATAAAGGACTGTATAAAGCGTGGCTGCACCTGGCGAAATTTGATCCTGGGTTCAGTAAGAAGCAGCGCAAAAGCCTGTCTGGATGGCCGGAAGAGGCAGATGCTGCGCTAAAAGAAGCACTGACAGGTCTGAATATACCAGAATCAGACTGGCAGGATTATGTTGAAGGTCATTTGCTGTCTTTACCGGGCTGGGCAGGGATGATGTTATGGCGCTCCGGACAGTCTGCGCAGGAAAAAACGCTTTTGAAGGAGTACGTTGCTGTTCGGTTGTCCATTGAGTGGCTGCTCCTGAAGCCTTTTTTACCTTTGGAAAGCGTGCAGACTTATAAGGAGGTTCCAGTCAAAAAGCTTATTGCGTCATGGATGCACTGGGGAGAGCTGACGTTGGAACAATGGTCATCACTCTCATTTAGTGAACAAAATGACTATATCCGTTTCGCATCCCAATTTAACGATCAGGTACGCCGAAAGCTCTGGCTGGAGGCCTGGGAGCTTACCCATGAAGACCGTCTTCGTCAGAAGGTTTCTGCAGAACGTGCTGAAGCGGTGGATGAAAAAACAGCTTTAGCCCAGTTAGCGTTCTGTATTGATGTGCGCTCTGAGCCATTCCGCCGTCAGCTTGAACAGGCGGGGCCATTTGAAACGATTGGTATAGCCGGATTTTTTGGTCTGCCGATTGCCACAAGCGAGCTTGGCAGCCGCCACAGTCACGCTTCCCTGCCCGTTATATTAAATCCTCAGCATCACATAAAAGAGCAGGCGGACAAGCAGGAGCTGACGATGTACCAGGACCGGAAACAGACTGTCGAGTCGCTTGGCAGCACGTTTAAAACGATGAAGCAGAGTGTTGTGTCAAGTCTGCTTTTACCTGAATTAAGCGGTCCATGGCTGAGCCTTCAAATGGCGGCAAGAAGCTTCATTCCAACCCGTGCAGACCGTTTTATCAGAAACCTTCATCAAAGCTGGCTGCGAAAGCCTGAAACTAGCCTGTCGCTTGAACAAAATCAGCAGAAACATTCTCCAGTAGACATTGGTTTTTCTGATGAGGAAAAAGTGACTTATGCGGAGCAGGCGCTGAGAATGATGGGACTTACAAAAGATTTTGCCCCACTGGTTGTCATTTGCGGGCACGGCAGTCACAGCACCAACAACCCTTATGCTTCATCCCTTGACTGCGGGGCCTGCGGCGGGGCTGCCGGAGGATTCAATGCAAGAGTGCTAGCCACGCTGTGTAATCTTCCGGAAGTAAGAGAGAAGCTTTCGATGTCAGGGATTCATATTCCTGAGGAAACGGTCTTTGTTGCTGCAGAACATAAAACAACGGTGGATGAACTGCATTGGATCTACGTGCCAGCGCTCTCAAAAGAAGCGAAGCAGGCGTTTGACCGTATTGAAGAAGCAATGCCAAATGTCAGTCAGAAAGCCAATTCAGAACGTCTCGTACAGCTGCCGAATATCGATTCAAAATCAAAACATCCGGTTGAAGAGGCGCACCGTTTTGCAGACGACTGGAGCGAAATCCGTCCGGAATGGGGACTTGCGCGAAATGCTGCTTTCATTATCGGACAACGGGAACTGACACAGGAAAGTGATCTCGAAGGCAGAGCATTTCTTCATAACTACGACTGGACACAGGATCAGGAAGGAAGCCTTTTAGCCAATATCATCGCAGGACCGGGAACAGTGACGCAGTGGATCAACCTGCAATATTACGCGTCAACCGTTGCACCACATTTTTACGGAAGCGGAAATAAAACGACCCAAACTGTCACATCGGGCATTGGTGTGATGCAGGGAAATGCCAGTGATCTGCTCGCAGGACTTCCATGGCAATCAGTCATGAAATCAGACGATGAAGCCTACCACTCACCGCTCCGTCTGCTCATCGTCATTCAGTCACCGGATGACTATATCGAACGTTTACTGAACGCGGACAAGTCCTTCAGTGAAAAAGTGAAAAACGGCTGGATCCGCCTCGCCAGCGTCAATCCTCAAGGAGGCTGGAGAAGCTGGTCATAA
- a CDS encoding NADH dehydrogenase subunit 5 produces the protein MNMSVSPEMLLILFLIALIAGGISSLLFLHPKVPLAYIRIHLSILMIAPLIAVFGLFNPSISGMTGPFYLDSLAWLMVLFILSIGVIIQRFSIRYLLGDRAYRKYFVLFTLMTTFASLAWLSGDVRLMVAGWGASLVCLTLLIRSNREWKMSIQASRLTAGLFIVSWISLSAAAIWLYQVTGQWQLSLALNDAALGQLDAGEKTGINLLIVLAVIIPAAQFPFHRWLIESVVAPTPVSAIMHAGLVNAGGIILTRFSPLFTGDAASILLLVVASVSVLLGTGISLVQVDYKRQLVGSTIAQMGFMLIQCAIGAYIAAIIHLILHGIFKGTLFLQAGSAVRRFEASSRVTERASRAWVIAGWGLGAVAGAAFWLMDTGEGYRLISALILGWSLSVSWTQLIAFGPGKIGRVAGLVFIGITGTVYFAVHELFYNVLEISISQSAQPPFAAVFTVIAFLLVGSGIAAWSSRNRTSIFHARLYLWLVRLGEAKSVENHPSYLKKYVS, from the coding sequence TTGAATATGTCCGTTTCACCGGAAATGTTATTAATACTGTTTCTTATTGCGCTGATTGCTGGCGGCATCAGCAGCTTGTTATTTCTACATCCTAAAGTGCCGCTTGCTTATATCCGGATTCATTTATCCATTCTGATGATTGCGCCGCTCATCGCCGTATTTGGCTTGTTTAATCCCTCAATAAGTGGGATGACTGGACCGTTCTATCTGGATTCTCTGGCCTGGCTGATGGTGTTATTCATTTTATCAATCGGTGTCATCATTCAGCGTTTTTCGATCAGATATTTGTTAGGAGATCGCGCTTATCGTAAATACTTTGTTCTTTTCACGCTGATGACCACTTTTGCCTCTTTAGCCTGGCTGAGCGGTGATGTGAGGCTGATGGTAGCAGGCTGGGGTGCTTCGCTTGTTTGCTTGACGTTACTTATCAGATCGAATCGGGAATGGAAGATGTCGATTCAGGCATCCAGGCTGACGGCCGGTCTGTTTATCGTTAGCTGGATTTCTTTATCGGCAGCTGCGATTTGGCTGTATCAGGTGACGGGGCAATGGCAGCTATCACTTGCTTTAAACGATGCAGCATTGGGGCAGTTGGATGCCGGGGAGAAAACAGGAATCAACTTGCTGATTGTGTTAGCCGTCATCATTCCGGCAGCCCAGTTTCCATTTCACAGATGGCTCATTGAATCAGTAGTTGCCCCAACACCTGTTTCTGCGATCATGCACGCTGGGCTTGTGAATGCAGGGGGCATTATTTTAACAAGGTTTTCTCCTCTTTTCACCGGAGATGCCGCTTCTATTTTGTTGCTGGTTGTCGCCAGTGTTTCCGTATTGCTTGGAACGGGCATCAGTCTTGTTCAGGTTGATTATAAACGCCAGCTCGTTGGCTCTACGATCGCGCAGATGGGCTTTATGCTGATTCAATGTGCGATTGGCGCTTACATCGCGGCCATTATCCACCTCATTTTACATGGGATCTTTAAAGGGACGTTGTTTTTACAGGCAGGTTCAGCAGTGCGTCGTTTTGAGGCTTCATCACGGGTTACAGAGAGAGCTTCAAGAGCATGGGTCATCGCAGGTTGGGGACTCGGTGCGGTTGCCGGAGCAGCTTTTTGGCTGATGGATACAGGTGAAGGTTACCGGTTAATCAGCGCCCTTATTCTCGGGTGGTCGTTATCCGTGTCATGGACGCAGCTAATTGCTTTTGGACCTGGCAAGATCGGACGTGTTGCAGGGCTTGTCTTTATCGGGATAACGGGAACGGTCTATTTTGCGGTGCATGAACTGTTCTACAACGTGCTGGAAATCAGCATTTCTCAAAGTGCACAACCGCCTTTTGCAGCTGTCTTCACAGTGATTGCATTCCTTTTAGTTGGCAGTGGAATCGCTGCATGGTCGTCACGAAACCGGACTTCGATATTCCATGCAAGACTTTACCTCTGGCTGGTCCGTTTAGGAGAAGCGAAATCAGTCGAAAATCATCCGTCTTATCTTAAAAAATATGTTTCCTGA
- a CDS encoding NUDIX hydrolase: protein MFVVNVEAEIYKDDKWLMIRRSEKEEHAGGGLAFVGGQVDHEGFSYDILERSLEREVFEEVGIKVEVEQYVNSSSFVTDKGEHVVDIVFLCRHLSGEAFAKSEDEVDEVYWFTQKELMEQTGLPDFLMWNLEMVFKKTSAAGNF from the coding sequence ATGTTTGTGGTGAATGTGGAGGCGGAGATTTATAAGGATGATAAATGGCTGATGATTCGAAGAAGTGAAAAGGAAGAGCATGCGGGTGGTGGGCTTGCTTTTGTTGGAGGTCAGGTGGATCATGAGGGTTTTTCATACGACATACTGGAGCGCAGTCTTGAACGTGAGGTTTTTGAAGAGGTTGGTATTAAGGTTGAGGTCGAGCAATATGTGAATAGCTCTTCTTTTGTGACTGATAAGGGAGAGCACGTCGTGGATATTGTTTTCTTGTGCAGACATTTGAGTGGTGAAGCTTTTGCGAAGAGTGAGGATGAGGTGGATGAGGTTTACTGGTTCACGCAGAAAGAGCTGATGGAGCAGACTGGTTTACCAGATTTTTTGATGTGGAATCTTGAGATGGTGTTTAAGAAAACATCCGCTGCAGGGAACTTTTGA
- a CDS encoding lipoprotein, which yields MKRPLSLFSLLFLLTGCTGSSSEEAVDYKLLASENQLTAEFAEIASGDHEEVDFSRYVFLAENDEEFNKAFSTLNYQEEIPDNNFSSNSVLIVALYESGCQAELMEIFREKEDPRLHVSVEEPDGDCKTIANPRSFIISLPKTETNDMEEVVLIDDGEESVISFN from the coding sequence ATGAAAAGACCCTTATCCCTATTTTCATTACTGTTTTTATTGACTGGATGTACAGGTTCATCGAGTGAAGAGGCAGTTGATTACAAGCTACTGGCTTCAGAAAATCAGCTTACCGCTGAGTTTGCTGAAATTGCTTCTGGTGATCACGAAGAAGTTGATTTTTCCCGCTACGTTTTTTTAGCTGAAAACGATGAAGAATTTAACAAAGCTTTTTCAACTTTGAATTACCAAGAAGAAATTCCTGACAACAATTTTTCTTCAAACTCCGTATTAATCGTTGCTCTTTATGAGTCAGGATGTCAAGCAGAGCTGATGGAGATTTTCAGAGAAAAAGAAGATCCGAGACTTCACGTTTCTGTAGAAGAGCCAGACGGGGATTGTAAAACAATAGCAAACCCCCGTTCGTTTATAATTTCATTACCCAAAACGGAAACAAACGACATGGAGGAAGTTGTTCTCATTGATGACGGAGAAGAATCTGTTATTTCTTTTAATTAA
- a CDS encoding heterodisulfide reductase-related iron-sulfur binding cluster, translating to MSAGDILLIVNWIAFILVTAYAVYLFGYLLKTRYEFIRLGKKVEFEENVKERMKKIMVQVFGQKKLLKDKKSGLIHVMFFYGFLMVQFGAIDFIYKGLVPGEHLPLGIFYPGFTFFQELVTLMILVAVVWAFYRRYMEKLVRLKRGFKSGLVLIFIGGLMVSVLLGNGANIVWQNHDPVWTEPVASGVALAIGWLGTGFAAFLFYVSWWVHLLFLLGFLIYVPQSKHAHLIAGPANVYFNRLDNPGKLSKINFEDESQETFGVGKVQDFTQAQMIDLYACVECGRCTNMCPATGTGKMLSPMDLITKIRDHLTLTGAAITSQSPWVPAPAFAHTKGNQLAAASAAGGPEAAFDMYSPSLIGDVITEEEIWACTTCRNCEDQCPVMNEHVDKIIDLRRYLVLTEGKMEPDAQRAMQNIERQGNPWGLNRKEKENWREAREDVHIPTVKELSKQGEEFEYLFWVGSMGSFDNRSQKIALSFAKLLNEAGVKFAILGNKEKNSGDTPRRLGNEFLFQELATANIAEFEKNDVKKIVTIDPHAYNCFKNEYPDFGLKAEVYHHTEVLADLVERGKLKPVHAVDEKITFHDSCYLGRYNEVYDPPREILKSIPGVTLVEMERSRETGMCCGAGGGLMWMEEDKGHRVNVARTEQALVVQPSVISSGCPYCLTMLSDGTKAKEVEEEVGTYDVAELLELSVFGNVVPVEETA from the coding sequence ATGAGTGCAGGGGATATTTTATTAATTGTTAACTGGATTGCGTTCATTCTTGTAACCGCTTACGCCGTTTATCTGTTCGGTTACTTACTGAAAACGCGTTACGAATTCATCAGACTCGGCAAAAAAGTCGAATTTGAAGAGAACGTAAAAGAACGTATGAAGAAAATTATGGTTCAGGTTTTTGGACAGAAAAAGTTATTGAAGGATAAGAAAAGTGGTCTGATCCACGTGATGTTCTTTTATGGATTCCTAATGGTTCAGTTTGGTGCCATCGATTTCATTTATAAGGGATTAGTCCCTGGGGAGCATCTGCCGCTTGGCATTTTCTATCCTGGATTTACATTCTTCCAGGAGCTTGTCACATTAATGATTTTAGTGGCGGTGGTCTGGGCGTTTTACCGCCGTTACATGGAAAAGCTCGTCCGTCTGAAAAGGGGTTTTAAATCAGGACTCGTGCTGATTTTTATCGGTGGACTGATGGTTTCTGTACTGCTTGGAAATGGAGCAAATATCGTCTGGCAGAATCATGATCCTGTCTGGACAGAGCCGGTTGCATCCGGCGTTGCACTTGCAATAGGATGGCTTGGCACAGGCTTTGCCGCATTCCTATTTTATGTATCCTGGTGGGTACACTTATTATTCCTTTTAGGATTCCTGATTTATGTACCACAATCAAAGCATGCCCACTTAATTGCAGGGCCTGCAAACGTATATTTCAACCGTCTTGATAATCCTGGTAAGCTCAGCAAAATCAATTTCGAGGATGAGTCTCAGGAGACATTTGGTGTAGGAAAGGTTCAGGACTTTACCCAGGCACAGATGATTGACCTGTATGCCTGCGTGGAGTGCGGACGCTGTACGAATATGTGTCCGGCAACCGGTACAGGGAAAATGCTGTCACCGATGGATCTGATCACAAAAATCCGAGATCACTTAACACTGACAGGTGCTGCGATTACATCCCAGTCACCATGGGTTCCGGCACCGGCATTTGCCCATACAAAAGGAAACCAGCTCGCCGCTGCATCAGCTGCCGGCGGACCGGAAGCTGCTTTTGATATGTACAGCCCGAGCCTGATCGGAGATGTCATCACAGAAGAGGAAATCTGGGCATGTACAACTTGCCGTAACTGTGAGGACCAATGCCCGGTCATGAACGAGCACGTTGATAAAATCATCGACCTTCGCCGTTACCTCGTACTGACTGAAGGTAAAATGGAGCCGGATGCTCAGCGCGCGATGCAAAATATCGAGCGTCAGGGTAACCCTTGGGGACTGAATCGTAAGGAAAAAGAAAACTGGCGTGAAGCACGCGAGGACGTTCACATTCCTACGGTAAAAGAACTCAGCAAACAGGGAGAAGAATTCGAGTACCTGTTCTGGGTTGGATCAATGGGATCATTTGACAACCGAAGCCAGAAAATCGCTCTGTCATTTGCCAAGCTGCTCAACGAAGCTGGCGTGAAATTCGCGATTCTCGGCAACAAGGAAAAGAACTCCGGAGATACGCCGCGCCGCCTTGGAAATGAATTCTTATTCCAGGAGCTCGCAACAGCCAATATCGCCGAGTTCGAAAAAAATGACGTGAAGAAAATCGTCACGATTGACCCTCACGCATACAACTGCTTTAAAAACGAATATCCTGACTTCGGCCTGAAAGCAGAAGTCTACCACCATACAGAGGTACTGGCTGACCTGGTGGAACGTGGCAAGCTGAAACCGGTGCACGCCGTGGACGAGAAAATCACCTTCCACGATTCCTGCTACCTTGGCCGCTACAACGAAGTATACGATCCACCACGTGAAATTCTGAAATCCATTCCGGGTGTCACACTCGTCGAAATGGAACGCAGCCGCGAAACCGGCATGTGCTGTGGCGCCGGCGGAGGACTCATGTGGATGGAAGAAGACAAAGGCCACCGAGTCAACGTTGCCCGCACCGAGCAGGCACTCGTCGTCCAGCCTTCTGTCATCAGCTCCGGCTGCCCATACTGCCTGACCATGCTATCCGACGGCACAAAAGCCAAAGAAGTCGAAGAAGAAGTCGGCACCTACGACGTAGCAGAACTGCTCGAACTAAGCGTATTCGGTAACGTCGTGCCGGTTGAAGAGACTGCTTGA
- a CDS encoding phospholipase D-like domain-containing protein: MKVLIWIAAICLWLRLDWLIGLKRDRQTKCGTHYPCRQGEAAFFDDGVVWMKQLEEDCALASASIDMMFYIFQPDDAGKRMLELLVNKAREGVKVRLLLDSVGSRPLRKAIKQFNTKGISIKFSRSALFKGSWFDVQKRNHKKLTVIDGKVAHVGGFNIGREYLHLHPVLSPWRDYHLRLTGNIVQDCGQEFERDWSLKEVQTDGKNEDGYQIVSSSAVDQETFICGLLSKAKSSIFIGSPYFIPTSTVFDCLMDRVKRGVRLTILVPGTPDHPLVQPASYRYLRALLQMGADIYQLQHGFYHAKVLLIDDELCDIGTMNFDRRSLLINEELNVITRDRSVIEPMKESVAEDLMQSVQLTEDDLKVKPLKESAAWCIGHLL; this comes from the coding sequence ATGAAAGTGCTAATTTGGATTGCCGCGATCTGTCTTTGGCTCAGACTGGACTGGCTGATCGGGTTGAAACGCGACCGTCAAACTAAATGCGGAACACATTATCCGTGCAGACAGGGTGAAGCAGCCTTTTTTGATGATGGGGTTGTTTGGATGAAACAGCTGGAAGAGGATTGCGCGCTTGCCTCTGCCTCGATCGATATGATGTTCTATATTTTCCAGCCGGATGATGCCGGGAAGCGGATGCTTGAGCTGCTCGTGAACAAAGCACGTGAAGGCGTAAAGGTACGTTTGCTGCTTGATTCAGTCGGCAGCCGTCCGCTTAGAAAAGCAATAAAGCAATTCAACACAAAAGGTATTTCAATAAAATTCAGCCGCTCTGCTCTGTTTAAGGGCTCGTGGTTTGACGTGCAGAAACGAAATCATAAAAAGCTGACGGTGATTGACGGAAAGGTTGCGCATGTTGGCGGGTTTAATATTGGTCGGGAGTATCTGCATCTTCACCCGGTGCTTTCACCGTGGCGTGACTACCATTTACGGTTAACTGGTAATATTGTGCAGGATTGCGGGCAGGAATTTGAACGTGACTGGTCGCTTAAAGAAGTTCAGACTGACGGTAAAAATGAGGACGGATATCAGATTGTATCATCGAGTGCGGTGGATCAGGAAACGTTTATTTGCGGACTTTTGTCAAAAGCAAAGAGTTCCATATTTATCGGATCACCGTATTTCATTCCAACGTCGACTGTTTTTGATTGTCTGATGGACCGTGTAAAACGTGGAGTCCGGCTGACGATTCTCGTACCCGGTACGCCGGATCACCCTCTCGTGCAGCCAGCCTCTTACCGTTATTTACGGGCACTTTTGCAAATGGGGGCAGACATTTATCAGCTGCAGCACGGCTTTTATCACGCCAAGGTCCTGCTGATTGACGATGAACTATGTGATATCGGAACGATGAACTTTGACCGGCGGAGCCTGCTGATCAATGAAGAGTTAAATGTGATCACGCGTGATCGCAGCGTGATTGAGCCAATGAAGGAAAGCGTGGCAGAGGATCTGATGCAGTCGGTTCAGCTGACAGAAGATGATTTGAAAGTGAAGCCGTTGAAGGAAAGCGCGGCGTGGTGTATCGGGCATTTGCTGTGA